The genomic region CGCACAGAAGCGCAACACCCCTTCCCTCTCCTACCTGCAGCGCCGTTTTTGCATTATTGTTGAAAAAAAGTTCTTCCACCGATACAAATTCGGGTTTGTATTCATTTATGACTCTTAAAAGCTTTTCCTCAAGCAAAAGAAGCCTTTGAGGATGAGGAATCTCCGCCGTTGTGGTTATTACTCCATAATCCAGTACTCCGAACCGGTTTCCATTATAACTTATTATTCCGTATCCTGTTATCGCAAAACCAGGATCAATCCCAAGAATAATCAATTTAATTTCTCCTTTGCACGTTATCTGTTAGGTAAATCACATTTGCCCGATATTTTCCAATATATTTATCGGAAAATCAAAACAAAAAAACTATTGCATATTTATGCAACTATTTGTATAATTATAAATAACATTTTATATTAAATCCGGTATTATTCTAACATAGAATGGAGAGATTTTGTATGGGTAAAAAGGAAAAAGTTGTACTTGCCTATTCCGGCGGTCTCGACACTTCCATAATTATACCCTGGCTGATAGAAAACTATAATTATGAGGTAATTGCAATGGCAGCCGACGTCGGTCAGGGCGAGGAATTGGATTTACTCCGCGAAAAGGCATTAAAAACAGGAGCATCAAAAATATACATAGAAGACTTAAAGGAAGAATTCGTTACCGAATATATTTTCCCCACCCTTAAAGCAGGTGCGGTATATGAAGGAAAATACCTTCTGGGTACTTCTTTTGCCAGACCTGTAATAGCAAAAAGACTGGTCGAAATAGCTAAAAAGGAGGGGGCTGTGGCCGTCGCCCACGGGTGCACGGGAAAAGGAAACGATCAGGTTCGTTTCGAACTGGCAGTCAAAGCCCTTGCACCTGAGCTGAAAATCATTGCTCCATGGCGAATCTGGGATATTCGTTCAAGAGAAGACGCAATAGAATATGCTCAGAAAAAAAATATCCCAATTCCCGTCACGAAAGAGACAAATTACAGCCATGACAGAAACCTGTGGCACCTGAGCCATGAAGGACTGGATCTTGAGAATCCCGCCAATGAACCCAATTACGATAAAATTCTGAAGCTTACAGTTCCTCCCGAAAAAGCGCCGGACAAGCCGACATATGTTGAAATTGGCTTTGAACAGGGCATACCTGTTTCATTAAACGGTGAAAAGCTCAATCCTGTTGATTTAATTATGCAACTGAACAAAATAGGCGGCGAAAACGGAATAGGGATAGTTGATCTGGTAGAAAACAGGCTTGTCGGAATGAAATCCCGCGGCGTATATGAAACTCCGGGCGGCGCGATTTTGTATGCAGCCCACCGCGAACTCGAACTGTTGTGCCTGGATAGGGATACACTGCATTATAAGGATTTGGTGGCTCAGCGTTTTGCCGAACTTGTTTATTACGGACAATGGTTCACTCCTCTCCGTGAGGCCATTTCAGCTTTCGTAGATGTTACGCAGAAAACGGTTACCGGCACGGTAAGGCTTAAATTGTATAAAGGAAATATCATACCTGCCGGCTGTACGTCGCCATATTCATTGTTTGATGAGGAATTATGCACCTTCGGAAGGGACGAAGTGTACAATCAGAAGGATGCCGAAGGCTTCATAAACCTGTTTGGTCTGCCTGTCAAGGTAAGAGCACTGATGGAAAGAAGAAATACGGAGGAAAGCAAATGAAATTATGGGGTGGTCGTTTTTCAAAAAATACCGCAAAAATAACCGATGATTTCAACTCATCCATAAGGTTTGACTGCCGCCTTTATAAACATGATATACTGGGCAGTATCGCCCACGCAAAAATGCTGGGCAAATGCGGAATTATTTCAGAGGAAGAGGCAAGCCTCATATGCCGGACCCTTGAAGAAATATTGCGGGATATAGAAAACGGGCTTGTTGAATTTGACACCGAAGCCGAAGACATTCACATGAACATTGAAAAAATATTAATATCCAGAATTGGTGATACCGGAAAAAAACTTCATACCGGACGGAGCCGCAACGACCAGGTTGCCCTTGACATGCGCATGTATTTGAAGGATGAAATTGACAGCATTAAAGCTATGATTGTGGATTTAATCGGCGTTCTGGTAAAAAAAGCCGAAGAAAATCTTGATACTATAATGCCCGGTTACACCCATATGCAGCGTGCCCAGCCCGTTACCCTTGCTCACCACTTTATGGCTTATGTTCAGATGTTCCGCAGGGATTATGACCGTTTATCCGACTGTTATAAAAGGGTCAATGTCATGCCCCTTGGCTCGGGCGCCCTTGCAGGAACAACCTATAACCTTGACAGATATTTCGTTGCATCCGAACTGGGATTTGATTCAATCACTGAAAACAGTATTGACGCTGTTTCAGACCGGGATTTCATAATTGAACTCAATGCCGATCTGTCAATACTGATGATGCATTTGAGCCGTTTTTGCGAAGAAATTGTACTCTGGTGCTCCCATGAATTTTCATTTATTGAGCTTGACGATGCTTACTGTACCGGAAGCAGTATAATGCCTCAGAAAAAAAACCCCGATGTTGCCGAACTTGTTCGCGGGAAAACAGGCAGGGTTTACGGAAATCTTCTGTCCATCCTGACAGTTATGAAAGGCCTTCCCCTTGCATACAACAAGGATATGCAGGAAGATAAGGAAGCAATATTTGATTCAATAGATACTGTGAAAGCCTGCCTGCCCATTTTTACTAAAATGATTGAAACAATGACCGTACGCAAGAATAAAATGTATGAGGCTGTTAAAAAAGGATTCATCAATGCAACCGACCTGGCAGATTATCTGGTGAAAAAAGGCGTACCGTTCAGGGACTCCCATAATATTGTTGGCAGACTTGTTGCTTACTCAATAGAAAAAGGAAAGAATCTTGATGATCTGACACTGGATGAATTCAGAAAGTTTTCGGAAAAAATAGCCGAAGATGTTTACACTGTAATCTCACCCGAGACATGTGTAAAACAACGTAAACTTCCGGGAGGGCCCTCATACGAAACGGTAGCTGCTTCAATACAAAAAACAAAAGAGATTTTTAATATAAAATAAACCACCGTTTCCGGTGGTTATTCAATATTATCAGCTTATTTTCATCAATAAATTATAAACTCCGGTCAAACTCCGGAGTTTTTTAATAAGGTTTTGCCTTCTTTTCAAGCGCCTTACCCATACTGTACCAGGAATCCCGAAGCTTTTTTCTCATATTTTCATCCAGCGTGCTTTCAATTACGTCATTGAACTGTCTGCGCATTCTATGGTACTCTTTAATGTCAAATTCCTCTTTCTCCAGCAGCGCCTCCATATCCTCAAGCCATGCCTGAAGGTACTCCATCCCCATGAATTCAGTATTGGCCTTTCTTTTTAAATGCGCAACTACAAGTTTTACCGCCTTTCTTTTTACGTCAGCATCAGTTAATTGTTTTTCTTTTTTCTCTGTCTTGGTGTTCATCACCAATACTCCTTTCTTTTTTCTTCAATATTAGATAAATAAAAATAAAACTGAAATCATCCCCAGGCAATTCACTTATATGAAATATAAAATCAGACCCTTCCCTGTTGCAGCCATACCTTAAGAAATAAAACTCAGGTATTCTTTCTCTCTTCTATAATATTCAGTTCCCGCAGACTTAATCAAAAAAGGTTTTTTTAAGAGGCGTAAAAATATAAAAAATAACAAGTGGCTAACCCATATAAATAATATATATCGGCTAACCATATTATACCTTAGTATTCGCAAAAAAGCAAACTATTCTTTACTTATCCTGTAAATTGAGTGTATGATTTGCAATATTATTTTTTATACGTAATTAATTTCTTTCCGTTCAGTTTTTCCATATTTATTTTATTTTCCATACCTTCAGGAACAACTACCGTACCGGGATCACCGTCGCTGACATACATTCTGTCATTAGTCATTTTGGGGAGCCAGAACGTTAAGTCATAATCTTCCTGAACTTTGCCCTGCGCCCGGATACGAGCCACATAGTTCGGATTATAGTCCACGTGAATGGACGGCTTGGCCGGTTGCGCACCTACAGCCATAATTGTTTCGTTGTAATACTCCACTCCGTCATAAGCGCCCGATACCAGCGCATCGCGCATATTCTCCTCAGGCCTGCTTCCGAAAGGAAGAGCAAGGGAATAAAAACTCGCGCTGCTTATTATTTCCCTCAGGCTCTTTTCATTTTTCCCGATTGTTTCATATATTTGCTGCCTGTCTTTCGCGTTAGTGAAGTTAAAATGATCCCATGTATGGTTTCCAAGCTCAAAACCATAACTTAAAAGAATCTCAAGTCTTTCCTTAAGGGTTCCCGCACCTTCAAAGGTTTTGTCTCCGTTACTCATGTTCAGATAAAATATGCCTTTCAGCCCGAAATCCGGATGTTTTTCATTGAACTTGATCATTATCCCCACTGCAGATTTCGGATTTACAACAAGTTTTCCGTTTTCCTCGATCAGGCTGAACTGCCCGGGCGTTCCGTCATCAAAGGTAAATACCATAGGTTTCGTTCCGGCAGGTACATCTATGTTATGATCTATGAAATCGCGCATGCTTATAAGCCTGTAACCCTCATTGTAAAGTGTTTCAAGCAGTTCTTCAAAAGCAGCGAACGAAGTTGTGTATTTATCATCTGTAACGGTGGACAAATCCTCCACGAAATTATGAAACATCACAATGGGAATTTCCCCCGCCTCATTTGGCTGAATAACAGAATAGTCGGCAGGCTCACCGGGTTCATCCTGCTTTTCCTGCGGTTCCGTCGGCTCGGTTCCTTCAGCCTCTCCGGTCGGTTCAGTGGTCGGCGCTGTTTCAGCTTCCGCAGGCGTCGGTACAGGTGTTATTACTCCCGACTTTACTCCATTCCTGCCACAGCCCGTATTGAACAAAATTGCCAAAACCAGTAAAAAAAACGCAATAAACTTAAAGTTCCTCATCTTCTGTACACTCCCACAATTTAGTATTCTATGCCGTATCTTGCCTTAATACCTCTTTCATACGGATGCTTCACCGAATTCATTACTGTAATGTAATCAGCAGCATCATAAAATGACTTCGGAGCATCCCTGCCGGTACAAACAATTTCAACACCGGCTGGTCTTTCAGTAATGTCCTTCAGAACAACCTTAGGATCTATCAAATTATTCTGAATACAGTCGAGTATTTCGTCGAGTATTACAACATCAAACTCCCCCGACTGAATGTGGATCCGCAATTTTTCCCATGCATTGAAAATATCCTCTTTTGTTTCGGCAAGTTCCTCCCCGGTCATATCCCAGAGGAATTTCTTATGCCGCTGGGCCGGTCTGAAAAACAAAACTCTGCCGGAAAAACTCTCAAGTATATTTTTCTCCCCTGTACAGGAATTTTTCAGAAACTGGGCAAACAAGACCCTTAAATCCCAACCAACAGCCCTTATTGCCAGCCCCGTTGCAGCAGTGGTTTTACCCTTTCCGTTTCCAATATACAGGTGTATCATACCTTTTCTTTCCATACCGGTTTCCTCATAAAAAATACCTAATTGCGAGGTAATAAAGACAAACGGCATGGTAATATTATAAATCATATTTCCACCAACATCAAGAACATGGAATAGCTGGTTTTTATTGAATTGTTATTTTTATAATCCTGCCAGAGGAAAGATTATTTCTACGCTGATAAAAATTTATTCATTTCCGGTATTTTTTCAAAATATCATCCCGCTTCCTTAACACGTTCGGTCTGCTTACAGGCCTTGCCTTTCTGTTTATTCCCATGATACCGCCAACCGCACCGGCAAGAATTCCTGAAATGATCATTATCACCGAACGCTTGTTCAGCATAAAATCGTTATAAACGACGCTGCTCGCAAGATACAGTATGAGCATGTACACCAAACCTGTCAATGCGCCTTTAACTGCACCGTTTTTCTCATTATGAATTCCCGCCTTAAAACCTGCAACAAACAATGCGGAAAGAGTTGCAATCAATACTGCCGCAGTTACGTATTTCTCAGGGAAATCGGTAAACGTAAGAACAGCGGCAAGTATGAACATGGCCGGTATCGTTATTGCATATGCCGTCAGCAAAGCATGCAAGAATCCAAATCCTGATCGTACCGTAACGCTTTTTAAACCTGATTTTTCAGGCATAATGTCCCTCCAAAAATTCCCTTCGCTTCAATTTATGCATCGTAAACATTTTTTAGAACAAGACCGGTAACAAGTTAATTGCCAGTTATTTGAAAAGTAAAATGTAACATCATTACGTCAACTTGAATAAACTGGTACTGTAATATGAAAGGAGGGGGTTAAAAGCATGGGAGGCAGACGGGGATTCTTCAGCGAAAACAGCGAAGTATTGTTTTTTATCATTCTGTTCCTGCTCCTGTTCTGGGACAACGGATGCTATGATTATGACTAAATTTTTTAAAGAAGTTATCAATTCTACTTCTATGAGGGATAAATACGGATAGCCAGTCTGCGGCAGGCTTTCTGTTTAAATTCATTTCTGAAAACCGCAGGATTATCATAAGTATGAAGCAAAGGAGGGAAAACGGATGTCAGACGGAATTTTCGGAGGCTGGAACAACAGTGAAGTATTGTTCTTCATCCTTATTTTCCTGTGCCTGTTCTATAACAGAGGTTATTACGGCAGCTGTGACAAATGCTAAAGACTGCTTTACCGCTGAAATAAAAAAAGCGGCCACTACCCTAAAAAAGCGGTTCTGCCAGAACCGCTTTTTTTATCCGTTTTCATTAATTTTCTTCAGGAATTTTATAAGGTAGTTTACACCTGCAGTAAAAGAAACAACAACGCCTATCCAAAGCAAATAAACCGATACCAGCATATTCAGAAAGGACAGCACTATTCCTGAAAAGAGAATGGCTGAAGCAGTCTTGCCAACCCAGTTGGAATACACGACAACATCTTTCTGCAGGAAAAACAGCGAACCTATGATCATTGCAAGTTCCTTTGCACATAGAATGTAGAAAAAATATCTGGGTAGCCTGCCGCCCCTTGCAAGAAGCAGCAGTGCCGTAAGTTGCAGAAGTTTGTCCGCAAGCGGATCAGCCAGTTTTCCAAAATTTGATATAACATTGAATTTGCGGGCAATATAACCGTCCAGTATATCGGTTAAGCCGGCGAGAAGAAATACTATCAGCCCAGGAACCCACTTTCCCAAAATCATCAGATATGCCATTACAGGTATGACCAAAAGTCTGAGTATTGTCAAAATATTAGGCAAGTACTTCCATTTGTTACTGCTGTTTATATCAAACACATCCTTCCTCATTGAAAATGGCACTTATCAAATTATACAACTCAGGTCTGTACTTCTTCATGTTAACCGGCTTTAAATCCTTATTAACCCATACGTGTTCAGTCTCTCCGGTAACAATAGGCTTTAAAAAGCCTTTTCTGTACACTTCGTATGAGAACACTATTCTTGTCGGTGTTAAATATGAAATCCCGGTTTTTATAACAATTTCATCCTCGAAATATGACGGATGGTAATAATTGCATCTAAGGCTTCTGAGGGGAAGCTTTACCCCCTCTTTTTCCATCTGGCTGTATGACAAGCCCGCTTTTTTTATAAAATCCGTCCTTCCGCATTCAAACCAAATAGGGTAAACCGAATGATGAACAATTCCCATCTGGTCTGTTTCCTGATATCGAACTATCAGCTTTGTTTTAGAAATCATATACCTTCCTCTTCCATCATTTCAAACGTACCTACAGAGCCAGAATTTTGTTAAGCTCCACCATTTCCTCATCTATTGTTTTCTTCATCTGAAGTGCTTCATTGATGTCAAAATCGGTAATAACCCCTTTTTGCAGTGCAATAACCCGGTTGATCTTTCCCTCTTTCAGCAGTTTAACCGCATATGCGCCCATACGGCTTGCCATAACACGGTCATAAACAGTTGGACTGCCTCCGCGCTGAATATGCCCCAATATCGTTGCTCTTGTTTTAATATCGGTCTTCTCTTCAATGTATTTTGCAATTTCTACAGCACCGCCGACTCCTTCAGCAATTATTACCAAATAATGTTTTTTACCCCTGTTTCTGCCTTCAATAATAGGCTTAATTATATCTCTGTCAATGTCAAACTCTTTCTCCGGCAGGATAACCGCTTCCGCACCTCCGGATATGGCCACGTTCAGTGCGATATATCCTGCATGCCTTCCCATAACCTCAAGCACACTGCAGCGTTCATGGGAATAAGCCGTATCCCTGATCTTGTCGATGGCATCCTGAACGGTATTCAACGCAGTGTCAAAACCAATTGTATATTCCGTTGAAGCAATGTCGTTATCAATGGTCCCTGGTATGCATATGACCGGGAATCCTTGATTTGCCAAATCCCTGGCTCCGCGGTAAGAACCGTCGCCGCCGATAACTATCAGCGCATCCAGTCCAAAAACCTTTGCAATTGAAATTGCCTTTTTTACACCCGCTTCACTGTTGAATTCTGCAGATCTGGCGGTCTGAAGTATTGTTCCGCCGCGGTGAATTATATCTCCCACCGACCGTAGGGTCATTTCCTCCATATCACCGTTTAAAAGACCTGCATAACCCTTTCGGATTCCCATTACCTTCAAGCCATAATAAATACCAGTTCTCACAACTGCACGGACTGCCGCATTCATACCGGGGGCATCCCCGCCGCTGGTCAAGACACCAATTGTTTTTATTTCACTCATTCTCTCACCCTTGCTTTTTAGTATAAAATTTTTGATAGAACTGTAATTAAAACCCGTGTATTTTAACACGGGTTTGTTACAAGTGCATATTTATAGCAACAACTTTAAAACCCTTTCTCAATGATTATACTGTGAGCCTCTTCAACTTCACCTTCAGGAACCGAAATTTCAAAACAATTGTCGTTCTTTTCCTTCTGGCTTACGGGATTCACCTTCACCAGTATACCCTCGTTTTCCAGCACTTGTTTTAATTTTTCCGCTATTTCCTTGTTTTGAGCCATATATACAACTGTCCACATTATTAATTCCCCCCTGAAAATTCAGGTTAAACAGGGTTCCAAGGGCCAACCGCAGATCATCAGTCTGTTTCCTTAGTATTTTCAGTCATCTGATCTTAAATATATATTATTTTCCTTTAAAACGCAAGTGAGAAACCCTACGGTTGCAGTATACGTTTTTCATGTTTGACGTTTTGCTCGCCTACGAAATTTTTAAGCTCGTTCAATAACGTATCACAAATCCAAACATGATATTTTTTGTTTATCATACCCCTGTAATACAGGTAAACCGGACTTGTCCCTTCAAAATACTTAAGAAGGGAGCAAATTGCGCTGATAATTTTTCTGTCTGTATCGTCGGGTATACGCACTTTAACCAGTTCTGTATAGGTCTGATATTTTTCAATATCTGAGCCTTTTGTCAAACCGTTTCGGTTTTCATTTTCATGATCTTCATACACGTTTTCGTCGGCAACTAAAGTCTTGGTATTGTCAAATTTATCATTCCCACCGGCCTGAACATCCGATGCCCCGTCTTTGTTTTTTCCGGGGGCATTTGGAAAACTGCTGCCTTTTACCAGCAGTTTTATCGTTTCCACAATTATTTTTGGCTGTTCGTCTTCACGTATGCTCAGTTTCCCTTCTATCCAAACAGGCAATTCGGGTTTTATAAGTTCGCCGTATTTTTCAAGAATACTTGGGAAAACAATAACTTCCATCTGTCCGGTAAGGTCCTCGACCGTAACAAAAGCCATCAGCTGATTGCTTTTTGTCGTAATTGTCTTAACATCGGCAATGATTCCGGCTATACGGGCAAAAGAACCGTCGGCGAATTTACTGTTGATGTGCTCCGCATTATTCTCCTCAATTATTAAATCAGAAGAATACAGCGTAACGCCCTTTCTGATTTCCTCCTCGAACTCACTTAAAGGATGCCCTGAAACATACAGGCCCAGCACTTCTTTTTCCATCGCGAGAAGAAGCCTGAAATCATATTCTTCCATGTCCGGATACGGTATTTCATGTACTTTCGATATTTCCGCGCCCGACGCAATATCAAACAGTGACATCTGCCCGTCTATCTTTTCTTTTCGTTCATTTGATATATCCTCGATGATCTTTTCATAAGAATTCATAAGCCTGGAGCGATACACGCCGAAGGAATCAAAAGCTCCACTTTTAATAAGGCTTTCAATGCACCTTTTGTTCAAATCCCTGCTGTCAACCCTTTCACAGAGATCTATAAAACTCTTGTAAGGGCCGTTTTTGCTCCTCTCGGCGATTATCTGCTTAACCACACTGCTGCCGACGTTTTTAACCGCAGTCAGGCCGAAACGGATTTTCCCGTTATGCACCGTAAACCTTTCTCCGCTTTCGTTTATGTCCGGAGGCAGTACCTGAATGCC from Thermoclostridium stercorarium subsp. stercorarium DSM 8532 harbors:
- the ruvC gene encoding crossover junction endodeoxyribonuclease RuvC, whose protein sequence is MIILGIDPGFAITGYGIISYNGNRFGVLDYGVITTTAEIPHPQRLLLLEEKLLRVINEYKPEFVSVEELFFNNNAKTALQVGEGRGVALLCAARAGIPVYEYTPLQVKQGVTGYGRADKAQVQQMIKVLLGLPKIPKPDDAADALAVAICHAHTYRSISRVLNSGL
- a CDS encoding argininosuccinate synthase; the encoded protein is MGKKEKVVLAYSGGLDTSIIIPWLIENYNYEVIAMAADVGQGEELDLLREKALKTGASKIYIEDLKEEFVTEYIFPTLKAGAVYEGKYLLGTSFARPVIAKRLVEIAKKEGAVAVAHGCTGKGNDQVRFELAVKALAPELKIIAPWRIWDIRSREDAIEYAQKKNIPIPVTKETNYSHDRNLWHLSHEGLDLENPANEPNYDKILKLTVPPEKAPDKPTYVEIGFEQGIPVSLNGEKLNPVDLIMQLNKIGGENGIGIVDLVENRLVGMKSRGVYETPGGAILYAAHRELELLCLDRDTLHYKDLVAQRFAELVYYGQWFTPLREAISAFVDVTQKTVTGTVRLKLYKGNIIPAGCTSPYSLFDEELCTFGRDEVYNQKDAEGFINLFGLPVKVRALMERRNTEESK
- the argH gene encoding argininosuccinate lyase; its protein translation is MKLWGGRFSKNTAKITDDFNSSIRFDCRLYKHDILGSIAHAKMLGKCGIISEEEASLICRTLEEILRDIENGLVEFDTEAEDIHMNIEKILISRIGDTGKKLHTGRSRNDQVALDMRMYLKDEIDSIKAMIVDLIGVLVKKAEENLDTIMPGYTHMQRAQPVTLAHHFMAYVQMFRRDYDRLSDCYKRVNVMPLGSGALAGTTYNLDRYFVASELGFDSITENSIDAVSDRDFIIELNADLSILMMHLSRFCEEIVLWCSHEFSFIELDDAYCTGSSIMPQKKNPDVAELVRGKTGRVYGNLLSILTVMKGLPLAYNKDMQEDKEAIFDSIDTVKACLPIFTKMIETMTVRKNKMYEAVKKGFINATDLADYLVKKGVPFRDSHNIVGRLVAYSIEKGKNLDDLTLDEFRKFSEKIAEDVYTVISPETCVKQRKLPGGPSYETVAASIQKTKEIFNIK
- a CDS encoding polysaccharide deacetylase family protein, with product MRNFKFIAFFLLVLAILFNTGCGRNGVKSGVITPVPTPAEAETAPTTEPTGEAEGTEPTEPQEKQDEPGEPADYSVIQPNEAGEIPIVMFHNFVEDLSTVTDDKYTTSFAAFEELLETLYNEGYRLISMRDFIDHNIDVPAGTKPMVFTFDDGTPGQFSLIEENGKLVVNPKSAVGIMIKFNEKHPDFGLKGIFYLNMSNGDKTFEGAGTLKERLEILLSYGFELGNHTWDHFNFTNAKDRQQIYETIGKNEKSLREIISSASFYSLALPFGSRPEENMRDALVSGAYDGVEYYNETIMAVGAQPAKPSIHVDYNPNYVARIRAQGKVQEDYDLTFWLPKMTNDRMYVSDGDPGTVVVPEGMENKINMEKLNGKKLITYKK
- a CDS encoding cob(I)yrinic acid a,c-diamide adenosyltransferase produces the protein MERKGMIHLYIGNGKGKTTAATGLAIRAVGWDLRVLFAQFLKNSCTGEKNILESFSGRVLFFRPAQRHKKFLWDMTGEELAETKEDIFNAWEKLRIHIQSGEFDVVILDEILDCIQNNLIDPKVVLKDITERPAGVEIVCTGRDAPKSFYDAADYITVMNSVKHPYERGIKARYGIEY
- a CDS encoding TIGR04086 family membrane protein, which produces MPEKSGLKSVTVRSGFGFLHALLTAYAITIPAMFILAAVLTFTDFPEKYVTAAVLIATLSALFVAGFKAGIHNEKNGAVKGALTGLVYMLILYLASSVVYNDFMLNKRSVIMIISGILAGAVGGIMGINRKARPVSRPNVLRKRDDILKKYRK
- a CDS encoding CDP-alcohol phosphatidyltransferase family protein is translated as MRKDVFDINSSNKWKYLPNILTILRLLVIPVMAYLMILGKWVPGLIVFLLAGLTDILDGYIARKFNVISNFGKLADPLADKLLQLTALLLLARGGRLPRYFFYILCAKELAMIIGSLFFLQKDVVVYSNWVGKTASAILFSGIVLSFLNMLVSVYLLWIGVVVSFTAGVNYLIKFLKKINENG
- a CDS encoding acyl-CoA thioesterase; its protein translation is MISKTKLIVRYQETDQMGIVHHSVYPIWFECGRTDFIKKAGLSYSQMEKEGVKLPLRSLRCNYYHPSYFEDEIVIKTGISYLTPTRIVFSYEVYRKGFLKPIVTGETEHVWVNKDLKPVNMKKYRPELYNLISAIFNEEGCV
- the pfkA gene encoding 6-phosphofructokinase, which translates into the protein MSEIKTIGVLTSGGDAPGMNAAVRAVVRTGIYYGLKVMGIRKGYAGLLNGDMEEMTLRSVGDIIHRGGTILQTARSAEFNSEAGVKKAISIAKVFGLDALIVIGGDGSYRGARDLANQGFPVICIPGTIDNDIASTEYTIGFDTALNTVQDAIDKIRDTAYSHERCSVLEVMGRHAGYIALNVAISGGAEAVILPEKEFDIDRDIIKPIIEGRNRGKKHYLVIIAEGVGGAVEIAKYIEEKTDIKTRATILGHIQRGGSPTVYDRVMASRMGAYAVKLLKEGKINRVIALQKGVITDFDINEALQMKKTIDEEMVELNKILAL